One stretch of Rhodoferax lithotrophicus DNA includes these proteins:
- a CDS encoding transglutaminase domain-containing protein, translated as MVQVLSSDQLAAIDTYTDAAPTSATQSVVTLAAYLSGVGPDDLSRARALYRWVTKNIDYDVEGLRSGKPGNQNPDAVLQRRLAVCEGYVRLGESIGRAMGLDILGINGWSKGYGYTPGQRFSGPADHAWNSVRVDGQWRLMDLTWGAGIIDQQMHFVRTFQEHYFLTSPDVFVIDHLPQVPSWQLLERPITAEQYAKLAFVQASFWRLGFRLGNQSHVHISAQDRVSVSLGVTQPVRMSARLMDAATRQAIDGDYTLVQVSATEARADAAFPQSGEYILRLFAEVRDSEKPLQWVMDYRITAQKGEQDSAFPSPFDAFTARQVTLVEPMTGILKAGHSYRFRLRVAGAISVQVITGGQWKKLVQNGEEWAGDVVTATGNSSVVAKFDKSTSFTSLLEYTVR; from the coding sequence TTGGTTCAAGTCCTATCCAGTGATCAACTTGCGGCCATCGATACCTACACCGATGCCGCCCCGACCAGTGCCACCCAGTCGGTTGTCACACTGGCTGCCTATCTGTCGGGGGTAGGGCCTGATGACCTCAGTCGTGCCCGTGCACTCTACCGGTGGGTGACCAAAAACATTGACTACGATGTGGAAGGCCTTCGCAGTGGCAAGCCCGGTAACCAAAATCCGGACGCGGTACTGCAGCGCAGGTTAGCCGTTTGCGAGGGGTATGTGCGTTTGGGTGAGTCCATTGGGCGGGCGATGGGGCTGGACATCTTGGGCATCAATGGATGGTCAAAGGGTTACGGCTACACGCCCGGTCAGCGGTTTTCTGGCCCTGCCGATCACGCCTGGAATTCGGTACGGGTAGACGGCCAATGGCGGTTGATGGATCTGACATGGGGCGCGGGAATCATCGATCAACAGATGCACTTTGTTCGCACCTTTCAAGAGCACTACTTTTTAACTTCGCCCGATGTATTTGTCATCGATCACCTGCCACAAGTTCCGAGTTGGCAGTTACTGGAACGACCGATTACTGCTGAGCAGTATGCCAAGCTCGCGTTTGTTCAAGCATCGTTCTGGCGACTCGGTTTTCGTCTAGGCAATCAGTCACATGTGCACATCAGCGCCCAGGATCGTGTGTCCGTGAGCCTTGGTGTCACCCAGCCAGTCCGAATGTCGGCTCGGCTGATGGATGCCGCGACACGACAGGCCATCGATGGTGACTACACGTTGGTACAGGTCAGCGCCACGGAAGCGAGAGCCGACGCAGCGTTTCCGCAATCTGGCGAATACATTCTTCGCTTGTTTGCGGAAGTGCGAGACAGCGAAAAGCCGCTTCAATGGGTGATGGATTATCGAATTACAGCTCAAAAGGGTGAGCAAGATTCAGCGTTTCCGTCTCCGTTTGATGCGTTCACAGCACGCCAAGTGACGCTGGTCGAACCGATGACAGGAATTTTGAAGGCTGGGCACAGTTACCGATTTCGACTCCGTGTGGCGGGTGCGATCAGCGTCCAAGTCATCACAGGGGGCCAATGGAAAAAACTCGTCCAGAACGGAGAAGAATGGGCGGGTGATGTGGTCACCGCGACCGGGAACAGCTCGGTTGTCGCCAAGTTCGACAAATCCACCTCATTCACGTCATTGCTCGAATACACCGTGCGTTGA
- a CDS encoding LysR family transcriptional regulator — MNRIHQLECLPDMAVFARVVEAGSFSAAARQLGLTPSAVSRQIARLEGVLRVQLLVRTTRKLNLTEAGSTAYTRCQDLVAAAREVLALSDTHTATPRGLVRVSMPKTIGRLVVHPLMPAFLRQYPEVDVQLIITDRTVDLFEEGIDLAIRVTDAPPPGLAGRPLMRIRHLVCASPAYLAEHGTPAHPRDLAQHSCIYLGETALDRHWRFGRAGEEVSVKVSGRYVANHSEVRLEGALQSFGIASLPEFTAHTSLAAGTLVPVLADWEHLTHYAGTAWLLYPPNRFLPAKLRVWIDHLVAGLAA; from the coding sequence ATGAACCGCATCCACCAGCTTGAGTGCCTGCCAGACATGGCAGTGTTTGCCCGCGTGGTGGAGGCTGGCAGCTTCTCGGCGGCGGCGCGCCAACTGGGGCTGACACCGTCGGCGGTCAGTCGGCAAATTGCCCGGCTCGAAGGTGTGCTGCGGGTGCAGCTGCTGGTGCGCACCACCCGTAAATTGAACCTCACCGAGGCAGGCAGCACGGCCTATACACGCTGCCAGGACCTGGTGGCCGCAGCGCGCGAGGTGCTGGCGCTCAGTGATACCCACACGGCCACCCCGCGCGGGTTGGTGCGCGTCAGCATGCCCAAAACCATTGGCCGGCTGGTGGTGCACCCGCTGATGCCCGCCTTTTTGCGCCAGTACCCCGAGGTGGATGTGCAACTCATCATCACCGACCGCACGGTGGACTTGTTTGAAGAAGGCATTGACCTGGCGATTCGCGTCACCGATGCGCCGCCACCCGGCCTGGCCGGTCGGCCACTGATGCGTATCCGTCACCTGGTGTGTGCCAGCCCAGCCTACCTGGCCGAGCACGGTACACCGGCTCATCCGCGTGATCTGGCGCAGCACAGCTGCATTTATCTGGGTGAAACCGCGCTGGATCGGCACTGGCGTTTTGGCCGTGCGGGTGAAGAGGTCAGCGTCAAAGTGAGTGGTCGCTACGTGGCCAACCACAGCGAGGTGCGGCTGGAGGGGGCCCTGCAATCTTTCGGCATTGCCAGCTTGCCGGAATTCACCGCCCACACCAGCCTGGCCGCCGGAACACTGGTGCCGGTGCTGGCCGATTGGGAACACCTGACCCACTACGCCGGAACAGCCTGGCTACTCTACCCGCCGAACCGTTTTCTGCCGGCCAAACTGCGGGTATGGATTGACCACCTGGTGGCGGGTCTGGCGGCTTGA
- the recX gene encoding recombination regulator RecX, with the protein MAFDQPSLKGRALRLLSGREHSRSELERKLARFEEEPGSLALALDDLQAKGFISEQRVVESVLNRRAGKLGAQRIQQELQAKGLDPHVVMQAVAELRSTELVRAHAVWVKKFGTPAQDVTEAARQMRFLAARGFSGDVIRRVVKAADRADDDSASLDA; encoded by the coding sequence ATGGCGTTTGATCAACCTTCGCTCAAGGGCCGTGCGTTGCGTCTGCTGAGTGGGCGCGAGCATTCGCGCTCTGAGCTGGAGCGCAAATTAGCCCGTTTTGAGGAGGAACCTGGCAGTCTGGCGCTGGCACTGGATGACTTGCAAGCCAAGGGCTTCATCAGTGAACAACGGGTGGTGGAGTCGGTGCTTAACCGGCGTGCGGGCAAGCTCGGAGCGCAGCGCATCCAACAAGAGCTGCAAGCCAAGGGGCTTGACCCACATGTCGTGATGCAAGCCGTGGCCGAGTTACGCAGCACGGAGCTGGTTCGGGCGCACGCCGTGTGGGTGAAGAAATTTGGTACCCCTGCGCAGGATGTCACCGAGGCCGCACGTCAAATGCGCTTTCTGGCGGCCCGGGGTTTTAGCGGGGATGTGATTCGGCGCGTGGTCAAGGCGGCGGATAGGGCAGACGACGATTCCGCAAGCCTGGACGCATGA
- a CDS encoding DMT family transporter — protein sequence MNTLALPQPKSLLLLSDLALLLVAVVWGTSYGVAKGALVFYPVLGFLAVRFILTLVLLLPALWRTSALQRRDAWRTGLPLGGLMLGIFLCETLGVAHTQASNAALLISLCVVFTPLVEWWLLGRRPAQAMWVFAGLSLLGAALLSGGLVGTLGLGDALMLAAAVLRAITVCQTAKLTRHSRAPALALTAVQAAVIGFGSLLLALCLPGGLPPLPQASAFWQASLYLVLGCTIFAFFAQNWALQHSSPSRVALLTSSEPAFGALFAVFWLGESLSLSGWLGGGLIVLAALWTTLRRA from the coding sequence ATGAACACCCTTGCCCTGCCGCAGCCCAAAAGCCTGCTCCTCTTGTCCGATCTTGCCCTGCTGCTGGTTGCCGTGGTCTGGGGCACCAGCTATGGCGTGGCCAAAGGTGCGCTGGTTTTTTACCCGGTGCTTGGCTTTCTGGCGGTGCGCTTCATCCTGACGTTGGTGTTGCTGCTGCCCGCCCTGTGGCGCACCAGCGCCCTGCAGCGGCGTGATGCCTGGCGCACCGGCTTGCCCTTGGGCGGGCTGATGCTGGGCATTTTTCTGTGTGAAACCTTGGGCGTGGCACATACCCAGGCCAGCAATGCCGCGCTTTTGATCAGCTTGTGTGTGGTGTTCACGCCGTTGGTCGAGTGGTGGTTGCTGGGTCGTCGTCCGGCCCAGGCGATGTGGGTGTTTGCCGGGCTGTCCCTGTTGGGTGCTGCGCTGCTCAGTGGGGGGCTGGTTGGCACCCTGGGCCTGGGTGACGCGCTGATGCTGGCCGCGGCTGTGCTGCGTGCCATCACTGTCTGCCAGACTGCTAAGCTGACCCGCCACAGCCGTGCACCGGCACTGGCGCTGACGGCGGTACAGGCGGCGGTGATTGGTTTTGGCAGCTTGCTGCTGGCGTTGTGTCTGCCCGGTGGCTTGCCGCCACTGCCGCAAGCCAGTGCCTTCTGGCAAGCCAGCTTGTACCTGGTGCTGGGCTGCACCATCTTTGCTTTTTTTGCGCAAAACTGGGCGCTTCAGCATAGCTCGCCCAGCCGGGTGGCCCTGCTGACCAGCAGCGAACCCGCTTTTGGTGCATTGTTTGCGGTGTTCTGGCTGGGGGAGTCACTCAGCCTCAGCGGCTGGCTCGGTGGCGGGCTGATTGTTTTGGCGGCGCTGTGGACGACGCTGCGGCGAGCTTGA
- a CDS encoding acyl-CoA thioesterase codes for MDLPIHQLSMTVLMTPDTANFSGNVHGGSILKLLDQVAFACASRYAGRYVVTLSVDQVMFRQPIHVGELVTFLAAVNHTGSSSMEIGIKVIAEDIQKRVVRHVNSCFFTMVAVDDDKKPAPVTPLQPSTPDEIRRHAAAELRKQMRREMEQRFSATRSSAEPGERLALSSGERR; via the coding sequence ATGGATTTGCCGATTCACCAACTCTCCATGACCGTGCTCATGACCCCCGACACCGCCAATTTTTCCGGCAATGTGCATGGCGGCAGCATTTTGAAGCTGCTCGACCAGGTGGCCTTTGCCTGCGCCAGCCGCTACGCCGGGCGCTATGTGGTCACGCTCAGTGTGGATCAGGTCATGTTCCGCCAGCCGATCCATGTGGGGGAACTGGTCACGTTTCTGGCAGCGGTCAACCACACCGGCTCGTCGTCGATGGAAATTGGCATCAAGGTGATTGCAGAAGACATCCAGAAGCGTGTGGTGCGCCATGTGAACAGTTGCTTCTTCACCATGGTGGCGGTGGACGACGACAAAAAGCCCGCGCCAGTCACCCCGTTGCAACCCAGCACCCCTGACGAAATCCGCCGCCACGCCGCCGCCGAACTGCGCAAGCAAATGCGCCGCGAGATGGAGCAACGCTTCAGCGCCACCCGCAGCAGCGCTGAGCCGGGTGAACGCCTCGCCTTGTCTTCGGGTGAAAGGCGCTGA
- a CDS encoding DUF2846 domain-containing protein, which translates to MKKCLILESASIINFSTNGDNPSEQNKICAQGASITQPANPHCAFSSTTFESHFMKNLIAIAVLASSLVGCASVNMGDAQQDAALKTFAPVKDKTGVYIYRNESMGAAIKMNVELDGQAIGQTAANTYLYKEVTPGKHTITSRAENDSSIEVDAQPGTLLYVWQEVKMGILGARSKLQIVDQAQGQKGVQETKLAETK; encoded by the coding sequence ATGAAAAAGTGTCTGATTTTGGAATCAGCCTCCATCATAAATTTCAGCACCAATGGTGATAATCCATCTGAGCAGAACAAGATTTGTGCACAGGGAGCATCAATAACGCAACCAGCCAATCCACACTGCGCCTTTTCCTCAACAACTTTTGAAAGTCATTTCATGAAAAACTTGATTGCCATCGCAGTTCTGGCCTCCAGCCTGGTGGGTTGTGCCTCCGTCAATATGGGAGATGCCCAACAGGATGCCGCCTTAAAAACATTTGCACCGGTCAAAGACAAGACAGGGGTCTATATTTATCGCAACGAATCGATGGGAGCTGCCATCAAGATGAATGTCGAACTTGACGGACAAGCCATTGGCCAGACAGCAGCCAATACCTACCTCTACAAGGAAGTTACACCGGGCAAACACACCATCACCTCCAGGGCTGAAAACGACAGCTCTATTGAAGTGGATGCCCAGCCCGGAACACTGCTCTATGTCTGGCAAGAAGTGAAGATGGGAATTTTGGGAGCGCGCTCCAAGCTTCAGATCGTGGATCAGGCACAAGGTCAGAAGGGTGTACAAGAAACAAAACTTGCCGAAACCAAATAA